Within the Candidatus Thermoplasmatota archaeon genome, the region GTGCTCGAGCTGGGCGAGCATGTCAGATGCGATCATCTGCGGATCCGCATGGATATCTGCGATGACGAGTATCTCCGACGGACCTGCAAGGAAGTCTATTTCGCAATCGTTCCTCACAAGGAGCTTGGCAGCGGTGACGAACGCGCCTCCAGGGCCGACGATCTTCTGCACTCTGGGAATCGACTCTGTACCGTATGCCATCGCTGCGATGCTGTGGGCTCCTCCGACCGCGTGGACCTCCGTGATGCCACAGAGATATGCAGAGGCCAGTATGGCGTCAGGCACCCTTCCGGCCCTGCCTGGAGTGCATAACGCAATCTCCCCGACCCCGGCGATCCTTGCCGGGACGCAGGCCATGAGGACTGTGGACATGTAGTCGGCGGTGCCGCCTGGGACATAGACCCCGACTCGCTCCAAAGGCACCACCTTCTGTCCGAGGGTGCAACAATCATCTCTGAACTCGAACGGCTTCAGGACCTGCTTCGAGTGGAATCTCTCGATCCTCTTCTTCGCCACCGTCAGTGCGCGAAGGAGTTCCCCTGGGATCATGGTCCTCGCAGAACGTATCTCCTCCTTCGGGACTGTGAGCGGTCCGCGTTTGAATCCGTCCAATGAACGTGCAAACTCGATGAGTCTTCTGTCGCCACCAACACGGACGCCCTCCACAATCGGCCGAACCTTCTCAATCGCGTCAGAAAGGTCGACGCCCTGCCGAGTCAAGACCGCATTGAGCTGGTCGACCGTCATCTTCCCTAGTTCGAAGGTGAGCATGTCACAGTACCATCCTATCGATTGGCATCACGAGTATTCCTGTGGCACCGATGCTCTTGAGCATCGTGATCACACCGTTGACTTCGTCTTCGTTGGCGACAGCGTGGATAGCCACCATGTCCTCACGGCCCATGATGTTCATGATAGTGGGACCTGAGATCCCCGGCAGAA harbors:
- the hisD gene encoding histidinol dehydrogenase; translation: MLTFELGKMTVDQLNAVLTRQGVDLSDAIEKVRPIVEGVRVGGDRRLIEFARSLDGFKRGPLTVPKEEIRSARTMIPGELLRALTVAKKRIERFHSKQVLKPFEFRDDCCTLGQKVVPLERVGVYVPGGTADYMSTVLMACVPARIAGVGEIALCTPGRAGRVPDAILASAYLCGITEVHAVGGAHSIAAMAYGTESIPRVQKIVGPGGAFVTAAKLLVRNDCEIDFLAGPSEILVIADIHADPQMIASDMLAQLEHDPLARAVLVTDSRKVADKICEELDLQLAKAIRSEIASKAAEKGAICVVARSISEAVRFANSYAPEHLLLDVGKPDRLLDDVRNAGSVFLGRYSSVAFGDYCSGTNHILPTKGVASMRSSLSVYDFLKIIPYQSISEAGAIKLSKIVNVLARSEGLPAHAEAALTRSRRMSK
- a CDS encoding ATP phosphoribosyltransferase produces the protein LPGISGPTIMNIMGREDMVAIHAVANEDEVNGVITMLKSIGATGILVMPIDRMVL